In Macadamia integrifolia cultivar HAES 741 chromosome 13, SCU_Mint_v3, whole genome shotgun sequence, one DNA window encodes the following:
- the LOC122059282 gene encoding protein G1-like1, with product MSAAVAAAAAAATTGASSNSSTHHSHSHNHTQPTNTQQDLSMATPSRYESQKRRDWNTFGQYLKNHRPPLALSRCSGAHVLEFLRYLDQFGKTKVHSPSCPFFGHPHPPAPCPCPLKQAWGSLDALIGRLRAAFEEHGGQPEANPFGARAVRLYLREVRDTQAKARGIAYEKKKRKRPSLQGQQEANSLGVDGSSNNNSNSNSSHHDSDEGVIMSTSLAVLN from the coding sequence atgtcAGCAGCCGTTGCAGCCGCAGCTGCAGCTGCCACAACCGGAGCTTCAAGCAATTCCTCAACCCATCACAGCCACAGCCACAACCACACCCAACCCACCAACACCCAACAAGATTTATCAATGGCAACACCAAGCAGATATGAATCACAGAAACGTCGAGACTGGAACACCTTCGGGCAGTATCTGAAGAACCACCGTCCCCCACTTGCACTCTCTCGGTGCAGTGGAGCACATGTGCTGGAATTCCTCCGGTACCTGGACCAGTTCGGGAAGACTAAGGTGCACTCTCCCTCTTGCCCTTTCTTTGGTCACCCACACCCACCTGCACCTTGCCCTTGTCCACTGAAACAGGCATGGGGTAGCCTTGATGCCCTTATTGGCCGCCTCCGTGCTGCCTTTGAAGAGCACGGTGGCCAACCAGAGGCCAACCCTTTTGGCGCACGCGCCGTGAGGTTGTACCTAAGGGAGGTGAGGGATACACAAGCTAAGGCAAGAGGGATTGCCTATGAGAAGAAAAAGCGCAAGAGGCCATCACTGCAAGGGCAACAAGAAGCTAACTCATTGGGCGTTGATGGAAGCAGCAATAACAATAGCAATAGCAATAGCAGCCACCATGACAGTGATGAGGGTGTGATCATGTCAACCTCCTTAGCTGTTCTTAATTAG
- the LOC122058916 gene encoding pentatricopeptide repeat-containing protein At4g21300 isoform X2, with the protein MFNMTQKHLFPIYSCFWRLSASGFKSVHVKSRSILTSVHSSIDSDGFSQDFDEILAGRLASILQTCSNAPALRQGQQVHAQIIVNGISDVGLMGTRILGMYVLCRSFTDAKNLFVQLQWQYTSAWNWMIRGFTMVGRFKDALLFYFKMLSCGIPPDKYTFPYVIKACGSLGAVKFGRLIHETIRLMGYEMDVFVGSSLIKLYAENGSIEDARHLFDRMPEKDCVLWNVMLNGYVKIGEFGKALEVFSKMRSETKPNSVTFACVLSICASEAMIEYGTQLHGLATRFGLDLDSPLANTLVAMYSKCQCLSDARKLFDLMPTTDLVTWNGMISGYVQNGYMTEARDLFCDMLSSGIKPDSITFSSFLPSVSDLAGLKQGKEIQGYIIRNGVRLDVFLKSALIDIYFKCRDVDMAWKIFGHTDNVDVVIFTAMISGFVLNGMNDDALEMFRWLLGAQMQPNSVTLASVLPACAGLATLKLGMELHGYILRNGQEGKCFVGSALSDMYAKCGRLDIAYQVFHSISGKDAVSWNSMITSCSQNGKPEEAISLFRQMGLEGAKYDCVTISAALSACANLPALHYGKEIHGFMMKGSLGSDLFSESALIDMYSKCGDLIIARHVFDSMQVKNEVSWNSIIAAYGTHGHFKDALDLFHKMLDEGIQADHITFLAIMSACGHAGQVDAGFRYFHDMSERYGIMARMEHYACMVDMFGRAGRLEEAFSIINNMPFNTDAGIWGALLGACRVHGNVELAEVASKHLFELDPQNSGYYILLSNVHADAGQWESVLKVRSLMKERGVQKLPGCSWIEVNSVTHMFVAADTSHPKATEIYLLLKMLLLELRREGYVSQPYLLQHPQKFGSYDQVDRRWWGSPAHQISVPVELQCWSYGLPVVICLVHLLLSNHYVKLEAMGKKRKGWNKE; encoded by the exons ATGTTCAACATGACCCAGAAACACCTCTTCCCAATTTATAGTTGTTTTTGGCGCCTCTCTGCATCTGGGTTCAAGTCAGTTCACGTAAAGAGCAGAAGTATCTTAACATCGGTTCATAGTTCCATTGATTCTGATGGGTTCTCCCAAGATTTTGATGAGATTTTAGCAGGCAGGTTGGCATCAATTTTGCAAACTTGTTCTAATGCTCCTGCTCTTAGACAAGGGCAGCAAGTGCATGCCCAGATCATTGTGAATGGAATTAGCGATGTGGGTTTgatgggaacaaggattttggGTATGTATGTTCTTTGCAGAAGCTTTACAGATGCGAAGAACTTATTTGTTCAGCTCCAGTGGCAGTATACATCAGCTTGGAATTGGATGATTAGGGGATTTACCATGGTGGGTCGGTTCAAAGATGCTTTACTGTTTTACTTCAAGATGTTAAGCTGTGGAATTCCTCCTGATAAATATACTTTTCCATATGTAATTAAGGCCTGTGGTAGTTTAGGTGCAGTAAAATTTGGTCGACTGATTCACGAGACCATTCGTTTAATGGGTTATGAGATGGACGTCTTTGTGGGTAGTTCTTTGATTAAATTATATGCTGAGAATGGTTCTATAGAAGATGCACGGCATTTGTTTGATAGAATGCCTGAGAAGGATTGTGTTTTGTGGAATGTGATGCTTAATGGGTATGTAAAAATTGGGGAATTTGGAAAGGCTCTTGAGGTGTTTAGTAAAATGAGAAGTGAAACAAAACCCAACTCAGTGACATTCGCTTGTGTTTTGTCGATCTGTGCCTCAGAGGCAATGATTGAATATGGTACTCAATTACATGGGCTTGCCACTAGATTTGGATTAGATTTAGATTCACCTCTGGCTAACACATTGGTGGCGATGTATTCGAAATGCCAGTGTTTATCTGATGCTCGtaaattgtttgatttgatgCCTACTACTGATCTGGTAACTTGGAATGGAATGATTTCTGGCTATGTCCAAAATGGGTATATGACTGAAGCTCGGGATCTGTTCTGTGATATGCTATCCTCTGGCATCAAACCCGACTCAATCactttttcaagttttcttccATCGGTTTCTGACTTAGCCGGCCTGAAACAAGGTAAGGAGATTCAGGGTTATATCATAAGAAATGGTGTGCGTTTAGATGTATTTCTGAAGAGTGCACTTATAGATATATACTTCAAATGCAGGGATGTAGATATGGCATGGAAAATTTTTGGTCATACAGACAATGTAGATGTTGTTATCTTCACAGCTATGATTTCAGGTTTTGTTCTTAATGGGATGAATGATGATGCTTTAGAGATGTTCCGATGGTTGTTAGGGGCACAAATGCAACCCAATTCAGTGACATTGGCAAGTGTTTTACCAGCTTGTGCTGGTTTGGCTACTTTGAAGTTGGGGATGGAGTTGCATGGTTACATTCTTAGGAATGGTCAGGAGGGAAAATGTTTTGTGGGCAGTGCACTTTCTGACATGTATGCTAAATGTGGGAGGTTGGATATTGCTTATCAGGTTTTTCATTCAATCTCTGGAAAAGATGCTGTTTCATGGAACTCAATGATAACAAGCTGTTCTCAGAATGGCAAACCAGAAGAAGCCATTAGTCTTTTCCGCCAAATGGGCTTGGAAGGAGCCAAGTATGACTGTGTTACAATATCTGCTGCTCTTTCAGCATGTGCTAATTTACCAGCACTCCATTATGGGAAAGAGATACATGGTTTCATGATGAAAGGTTCATTGGGATCTGATCTCTTTTCTGAGAGTGCCCTGATTGACATGTATTCGAAATGCGGGGACTTGATTATTGCCCGCCATGTCTTTGACTCCATGCAAGTGAAGAATGAAGTCTCGTGGAATAGCATAATTGCTGCTTATGGTACTCATGGTCATTTCAAGGATGCACTTGATTTGTTTCATAAAATGTTGGATGAAGGAATTCAGGCAGACCATATCACTTTTCTTGCCATAATGTCTGCTTGCGGCCATGCAGGCCAGGTTGATGCAGGCTTCCGCTACTTCCATGATATGAGTGAGAGGTATGGAATCATGGCTCGGATGGAACATTATGCATGCATGGTTGATATGTTTGGGCGTGCTGGCCGTTTAGAAGAAGCATTTAGCATCATAAACAACATGCCTTTCAATACAGATGCGGGTATTTGGGGAGCGCTGCTTGGAGCTTGTCGGGTCCATGGGAATGTTGAACTAGCTGAAGTGGCTTCAAAACATCTTTTTGAGTTGGACCCACAAAATTCTggatattatatattattatcgAATGTCCATGCTGATGCTGGTCAATGGGAGAGTGTTCTTAAAGTCCGAAGCTTGATGAAGGAACGGGGGGTGCAAAAGTTACCAGGTTGCAGCTGGATTGAAGTCAACAGTGTGACACATATGTTTGTGGCTGCAGACACAAGTCATCCAAAGGCAACTGAGATTTATCTACTGCTGAAGATGCTCCTCCTAGAGCTGAGAAGGGAGGGTTATGTTTCGCAGCCTTACCTTCTGCAGCACCCACAAAAATTTGGTTCATATGATCAG GTGGACAGGAGATGGTGGGGCTCACCTGCACACCAAATTTCAGTGCCGGTTGAGCTGCAATGCTGGAGTTATGGCCTGCCAGTTGTGATATGCCTGGTGCACTTACTGCTTTCCAATCATTATGTGAAATTAGAGGCCATG gggaagaaaagaaaaggttggAATAAGGAATAA
- the LOC122058916 gene encoding pentatricopeptide repeat-containing protein At4g21300 isoform X1: MFNMTQKHLFPIYSCFWRLSASGFKSVHVKSRSILTSVHSSIDSDGFSQDFDEILAGRLASILQTCSNAPALRQGQQVHAQIIVNGISDVGLMGTRILGMYVLCRSFTDAKNLFVQLQWQYTSAWNWMIRGFTMVGRFKDALLFYFKMLSCGIPPDKYTFPYVIKACGSLGAVKFGRLIHETIRLMGYEMDVFVGSSLIKLYAENGSIEDARHLFDRMPEKDCVLWNVMLNGYVKIGEFGKALEVFSKMRSETKPNSVTFACVLSICASEAMIEYGTQLHGLATRFGLDLDSPLANTLVAMYSKCQCLSDARKLFDLMPTTDLVTWNGMISGYVQNGYMTEARDLFCDMLSSGIKPDSITFSSFLPSVSDLAGLKQGKEIQGYIIRNGVRLDVFLKSALIDIYFKCRDVDMAWKIFGHTDNVDVVIFTAMISGFVLNGMNDDALEMFRWLLGAQMQPNSVTLASVLPACAGLATLKLGMELHGYILRNGQEGKCFVGSALSDMYAKCGRLDIAYQVFHSISGKDAVSWNSMITSCSQNGKPEEAISLFRQMGLEGAKYDCVTISAALSACANLPALHYGKEIHGFMMKGSLGSDLFSESALIDMYSKCGDLIIARHVFDSMQVKNEVSWNSIIAAYGTHGHFKDALDLFHKMLDEGIQADHITFLAIMSACGHAGQVDAGFRYFHDMSERYGIMARMEHYACMVDMFGRAGRLEEAFSIINNMPFNTDAGIWGALLGACRVHGNVELAEVASKHLFELDPQNSGYYILLSNVHADAGQWESVLKVRSLMKERGVQKLPGCSWIEVNSVTHMFVAADTSHPKATEIYLLLKMLLLELRREGYVSQPYLLQHPQKFGSYDQVDRRWWGSPAHQISVPVELQCWSYGLPVVICLVHLLLSNHYVKLEAMVLELTFFICFTVHIDVDALSFIFIIHH, from the exons ATGTTCAACATGACCCAGAAACACCTCTTCCCAATTTATAGTTGTTTTTGGCGCCTCTCTGCATCTGGGTTCAAGTCAGTTCACGTAAAGAGCAGAAGTATCTTAACATCGGTTCATAGTTCCATTGATTCTGATGGGTTCTCCCAAGATTTTGATGAGATTTTAGCAGGCAGGTTGGCATCAATTTTGCAAACTTGTTCTAATGCTCCTGCTCTTAGACAAGGGCAGCAAGTGCATGCCCAGATCATTGTGAATGGAATTAGCGATGTGGGTTTgatgggaacaaggattttggGTATGTATGTTCTTTGCAGAAGCTTTACAGATGCGAAGAACTTATTTGTTCAGCTCCAGTGGCAGTATACATCAGCTTGGAATTGGATGATTAGGGGATTTACCATGGTGGGTCGGTTCAAAGATGCTTTACTGTTTTACTTCAAGATGTTAAGCTGTGGAATTCCTCCTGATAAATATACTTTTCCATATGTAATTAAGGCCTGTGGTAGTTTAGGTGCAGTAAAATTTGGTCGACTGATTCACGAGACCATTCGTTTAATGGGTTATGAGATGGACGTCTTTGTGGGTAGTTCTTTGATTAAATTATATGCTGAGAATGGTTCTATAGAAGATGCACGGCATTTGTTTGATAGAATGCCTGAGAAGGATTGTGTTTTGTGGAATGTGATGCTTAATGGGTATGTAAAAATTGGGGAATTTGGAAAGGCTCTTGAGGTGTTTAGTAAAATGAGAAGTGAAACAAAACCCAACTCAGTGACATTCGCTTGTGTTTTGTCGATCTGTGCCTCAGAGGCAATGATTGAATATGGTACTCAATTACATGGGCTTGCCACTAGATTTGGATTAGATTTAGATTCACCTCTGGCTAACACATTGGTGGCGATGTATTCGAAATGCCAGTGTTTATCTGATGCTCGtaaattgtttgatttgatgCCTACTACTGATCTGGTAACTTGGAATGGAATGATTTCTGGCTATGTCCAAAATGGGTATATGACTGAAGCTCGGGATCTGTTCTGTGATATGCTATCCTCTGGCATCAAACCCGACTCAATCactttttcaagttttcttccATCGGTTTCTGACTTAGCCGGCCTGAAACAAGGTAAGGAGATTCAGGGTTATATCATAAGAAATGGTGTGCGTTTAGATGTATTTCTGAAGAGTGCACTTATAGATATATACTTCAAATGCAGGGATGTAGATATGGCATGGAAAATTTTTGGTCATACAGACAATGTAGATGTTGTTATCTTCACAGCTATGATTTCAGGTTTTGTTCTTAATGGGATGAATGATGATGCTTTAGAGATGTTCCGATGGTTGTTAGGGGCACAAATGCAACCCAATTCAGTGACATTGGCAAGTGTTTTACCAGCTTGTGCTGGTTTGGCTACTTTGAAGTTGGGGATGGAGTTGCATGGTTACATTCTTAGGAATGGTCAGGAGGGAAAATGTTTTGTGGGCAGTGCACTTTCTGACATGTATGCTAAATGTGGGAGGTTGGATATTGCTTATCAGGTTTTTCATTCAATCTCTGGAAAAGATGCTGTTTCATGGAACTCAATGATAACAAGCTGTTCTCAGAATGGCAAACCAGAAGAAGCCATTAGTCTTTTCCGCCAAATGGGCTTGGAAGGAGCCAAGTATGACTGTGTTACAATATCTGCTGCTCTTTCAGCATGTGCTAATTTACCAGCACTCCATTATGGGAAAGAGATACATGGTTTCATGATGAAAGGTTCATTGGGATCTGATCTCTTTTCTGAGAGTGCCCTGATTGACATGTATTCGAAATGCGGGGACTTGATTATTGCCCGCCATGTCTTTGACTCCATGCAAGTGAAGAATGAAGTCTCGTGGAATAGCATAATTGCTGCTTATGGTACTCATGGTCATTTCAAGGATGCACTTGATTTGTTTCATAAAATGTTGGATGAAGGAATTCAGGCAGACCATATCACTTTTCTTGCCATAATGTCTGCTTGCGGCCATGCAGGCCAGGTTGATGCAGGCTTCCGCTACTTCCATGATATGAGTGAGAGGTATGGAATCATGGCTCGGATGGAACATTATGCATGCATGGTTGATATGTTTGGGCGTGCTGGCCGTTTAGAAGAAGCATTTAGCATCATAAACAACATGCCTTTCAATACAGATGCGGGTATTTGGGGAGCGCTGCTTGGAGCTTGTCGGGTCCATGGGAATGTTGAACTAGCTGAAGTGGCTTCAAAACATCTTTTTGAGTTGGACCCACAAAATTCTggatattatatattattatcgAATGTCCATGCTGATGCTGGTCAATGGGAGAGTGTTCTTAAAGTCCGAAGCTTGATGAAGGAACGGGGGGTGCAAAAGTTACCAGGTTGCAGCTGGATTGAAGTCAACAGTGTGACACATATGTTTGTGGCTGCAGACACAAGTCATCCAAAGGCAACTGAGATTTATCTACTGCTGAAGATGCTCCTCCTAGAGCTGAGAAGGGAGGGTTATGTTTCGCAGCCTTACCTTCTGCAGCACCCACAAAAATTTGGTTCATATGATCAG GTGGACAGGAGATGGTGGGGCTCACCTGCACACCAAATTTCAGTGCCGGTTGAGCTGCAATGCTGGAGTTATGGCCTGCCAGTTGTGATATGCCTGGTGCACTTACTGCTTTCCAATCATTATGTGAAATTAGAGGCCATGGTATTAGAACTAactttctttatttgttttacaGTTCATATTGATGTTGATGCTCTAAGTTTCATCTTTATTATTCATCACTAA
- the LOC122059298 gene encoding pentatricopeptide repeat-containing protein At1g62930, chloroplastic-like isoform X2 has translation MWSSSRTMDAITISKNGIQMGRWSSLSLFLPPSLLVSSLSSKATKTNPRASLVQLFKNTTEDDGCKSSSDLGFSLFGIIMKRGFETDIVTLTTLLKILCTVDKIAEAKELFHKILDKGYPCNEVTYLTIINGLCKTRNTCEALEMLKATELRGKCKPTVMMYNAVIDGHYKEGKLNEALNLFSDMGGKHLSPTVVTYSSLIHALCNLSRWKEAANLFHEMLDHEISPNVITFNILIDGLCKDGRTVEAHKLFELMLQRGLKPTVVTLNSLIHGHCNSSQWEEATGLLNKMLGLGVSPNVVTFNILIDGLCKEGRITDAHKLYELMLQRGQKPTVVTFNSLIPGQCNSGQWEEATGLLNKMLGLGLSPDVVTFNILIDGLCKEGRTTDAYKLFELMLQRGQKPDVVTFNSLIHGQCISGQWEEAIRLLNKMLGLRISPNVVTLSVLIYGLGNTSRWKEATNLLNGLLDKESHLM, from the exons ATGTGGAGCTCGTCGAGAACTATGGATGCTATTACCATTTCAAAAAATGGAATTCAAATGGGCAGGTGGTCTTCTCTTAGCCTTTTTCTTCCGCCATCTCTGCTTGTTTCATCTCTTTCTTCTAAAGCTACTAAAACAAATCCGCGAGCGAGTCTTGTCCAGTTGTTCAAGAATACTACAGAAGATGATGGTTGCAAATCAAGTTCAG atttgggtttttctctttttgggaTCATCATGAAACGTGGTTTCGAGACAGATATTGTCACATTGACTACCCTGCTTAAGATTCTCTGTACTGTGGATAAAATTGCAGAGGCCAAAGAGTTGTTTCACAAGATACTCGACAAAGGGTACCCTTGTAATGAAGTCACTTACTTAACCATAATCAATGGGCTCTGCAAGACTCGAAACACTTGTGAGGCTCTTGAAATGCTCAAGGCGACAGAACTCAGGGGTAAATGTAAGCCTACTGTTATGATGTATAATGCAGTCATTGATGGCCATTACAAAGAAGGAAAGCTAAATGAGGCTCTGAACTTATTCTCTGATATGGGTGGGAAACATCTCTCCCCGACTGTTGTTACCTACAGTAGTTTGATTCATGCGCTATGCAATTTAAGTAGATGGAAAGAAGCTGCAAATTTGTTCCATGAAATGTTGGACCATGAAATCTCACCAAATGTTATTACCTTCAACATTCTGATAGACGGTCTATGCAAAGACGGAAGAACTGTTGAGGCACATAAGTTGTTTGAATTAATGCTTCAAAGAGGACTGAAGCCTACTGTTGTCACATTGAACTCTTTGATTCATGGCCATTGCAATTCTAGTCAATGGGAAGAAGCCACTGGGTTGCTAAATAAAATGTTGGGACTAGGAGTCTCTCCTAATGTCGTGACTTTCAATATTTTGATAGATGGTCTTTGCAAAGAAGGAAGAATTACTGATGCACATAAGCTATATGAATTGATGCTTCAAAGGGGACAAAAGCCTACTGTTGTCACTTTCAACTCTTTGATTCCTGGTCAATGCAATTCTGGCCAATGGGAAGAAGCCACTGGGTTGCTAAATAAAATGTTGGGACTTGGACTCTCTCCTGATGTCGTGACTTTCAACATCCTGATAGATGGTCTTTGCAAAGAAGGAAGGACTACTGATGCATATAAACTATTTGAATTGATGCTTCAAAGGGGACAAAAGCCTGATGTTGTCACTTTCAACTCTTTGATTCATGGTCAATGCATTTCTGGCCAATGGGAAGAAGCCATTAGATTGCTAAATAAAATGTTGGGACTACGAATCTCTCCTAATGTTGTGACCTTAAGTGTTTTGATTTATGGCCTAGGAAATACTAGCCGATGGAAAGAAGCCACTAATTTGTTGAATGGATTGTTGGATAAGGAATCTCACTTGATGTAA
- the LOC122059298 gene encoding putative pentatricopeptide repeat-containing protein At1g12700, mitochondrial isoform X1 translates to MWSSSRTMDAITISKNGIQMGRWSSLSLFLPPSLLVSSLSSKATKTNPRASLVQLFKNTTEDDGCKSSSGTSISVDEAFRRYHLLIHSKPLPKIGVFNQLFGTLARYKHHSTVIFMYKNMYSSQIKPNVATLTILLNCFCGLNRPDLGFSLFGIIMKRGFETDIVTLTTLLKILCTVDKIAEAKELFHKILDKGYPCNEVTYLTIINGLCKTRNTCEALEMLKATELRGKCKPTVMMYNAVIDGHYKEGKLNEALNLFSDMGGKHLSPTVVTYSSLIHALCNLSRWKEAANLFHEMLDHEISPNVITFNILIDGLCKDGRTVEAHKLFELMLQRGLKPTVVTLNSLIHGHCNSSQWEEATGLLNKMLGLGVSPNVVTFNILIDGLCKEGRITDAHKLYELMLQRGQKPTVVTFNSLIPGQCNSGQWEEATGLLNKMLGLGLSPDVVTFNILIDGLCKEGRTTDAYKLFELMLQRGQKPDVVTFNSLIHGQCISGQWEEAIRLLNKMLGLRISPNVVTLSVLIYGLGNTSRWKEATNLLNGLLDKESHLM, encoded by the coding sequence ATGTGGAGCTCGTCGAGAACTATGGATGCTATTACCATTTCAAAAAATGGAATTCAAATGGGCAGGTGGTCTTCTCTTAGCCTTTTTCTTCCGCCATCTCTGCTTGTTTCATCTCTTTCTTCTAAAGCTACTAAAACAAATCCGCGAGCGAGTCTTGTCCAGTTGTTCAAGAATACTACAGAAGATGATGGTTGCAAATCAAGTTCAGGTACCTCCATTAGTGTTGACGAAGCATTCCGCAGATACCACCTATTGATTCATTCAAAACCCTTACCAAAAATTGGTGTTTTCAATCAACTATTTGGAACACTTGCCAGATACAAACACCATTCAACTGTAATTTTTATGTACAAAAACATGTATTCCTCGCAAATTAAGCCCAATGTGGCTACACTAACCATCTTACTAAACTGTTTCTGTGGATTGAATCGTCCagatttgggtttttctctttttgggaTCATCATGAAACGTGGTTTCGAGACAGATATTGTCACATTGACTACCCTGCTTAAGATTCTCTGTACTGTGGATAAAATTGCAGAGGCCAAAGAGTTGTTTCACAAGATACTCGACAAAGGGTACCCTTGTAATGAAGTCACTTACTTAACCATAATCAATGGGCTCTGCAAGACTCGAAACACTTGTGAGGCTCTTGAAATGCTCAAGGCGACAGAACTCAGGGGTAAATGTAAGCCTACTGTTATGATGTATAATGCAGTCATTGATGGCCATTACAAAGAAGGAAAGCTAAATGAGGCTCTGAACTTATTCTCTGATATGGGTGGGAAACATCTCTCCCCGACTGTTGTTACCTACAGTAGTTTGATTCATGCGCTATGCAATTTAAGTAGATGGAAAGAAGCTGCAAATTTGTTCCATGAAATGTTGGACCATGAAATCTCACCAAATGTTATTACCTTCAACATTCTGATAGACGGTCTATGCAAAGACGGAAGAACTGTTGAGGCACATAAGTTGTTTGAATTAATGCTTCAAAGAGGACTGAAGCCTACTGTTGTCACATTGAACTCTTTGATTCATGGCCATTGCAATTCTAGTCAATGGGAAGAAGCCACTGGGTTGCTAAATAAAATGTTGGGACTAGGAGTCTCTCCTAATGTCGTGACTTTCAATATTTTGATAGATGGTCTTTGCAAAGAAGGAAGAATTACTGATGCACATAAGCTATATGAATTGATGCTTCAAAGGGGACAAAAGCCTACTGTTGTCACTTTCAACTCTTTGATTCCTGGTCAATGCAATTCTGGCCAATGGGAAGAAGCCACTGGGTTGCTAAATAAAATGTTGGGACTTGGACTCTCTCCTGATGTCGTGACTTTCAACATCCTGATAGATGGTCTTTGCAAAGAAGGAAGGACTACTGATGCATATAAACTATTTGAATTGATGCTTCAAAGGGGACAAAAGCCTGATGTTGTCACTTTCAACTCTTTGATTCATGGTCAATGCATTTCTGGCCAATGGGAAGAAGCCATTAGATTGCTAAATAAAATGTTGGGACTACGAATCTCTCCTAATGTTGTGACCTTAAGTGTTTTGATTTATGGCCTAGGAAATACTAGCCGATGGAAAGAAGCCACTAATTTGTTGAATGGATTGTTGGATAAGGAATCTCACTTGATGTAA